Within the Candidatus Nitrospira nitrificans genome, the region TGCCCTTTTATCTGCTCTAAAGCGATTGCTGTGCCAGGATATGGAGAGTCGATTGGTCAGGCTTGCCGTCGAAGTCTTTGATTAGCCCGCATTGTTCATGACGGTTCATGACGAGCCCGCCCGCTGGCCGCGCGAAGCGCGGCCAGACCGACGATCTGCGAAGGATAAACCAGATCCAGTGACTGGACTTTCTCCCGGCACGCAGCTCATCAAGGACGGTGTCATAGACGACTTCTTGCGCATCGAGAAAGTGGTGGAGATTGTAAGGATCGCTCATACACTATCCGCAGCCAAGTACATTCTTTCCAGGACGATATCAGGCCTGGCACTGATGGATTGCCAGGCCGTCACTCCTTCCTGGCCGACTCGCCAGTGTGTGATTGACAGCCCGGCGTCATCGCGTATATGGTTGCCATATACAACATAAGGCATGAGATGACGCGACTGCCGGGTGTGGAAGGATTTAATTGGGACGAGGCAAATCTTGCCAAGAATTGGGAGAAGCACCGGGTTACTCAGTGGGAATGCGAGCAGGTTTTCTTCAATCTGCCGCTGGTGGTCGCCGATGACCTCGCCCATTCTATGGTGGAGCCTCGATATTATGTGCTGGGACAGACTGATGCCGGACGCCGCTTGTTTATCGTCTTCACCATCCGTCGACGGCGCATCCGCATTATTTCAGCCAGAGATATGAGTCTCAAGGAGCGGAGGACCTATCGTGACCAAACTCAAAAAAAGACCGACGTTCAAGAGTGAGAAACAGGAAGCTGAGTTTTGGGCGTCACACGACTCAACGGAGTATGTCGACTACTCCAAGAGTCGTCGGATGGTGTTTCCCCGGTTGAAGCCGTCCACCGAGACGATCTCGCTTCGTCTGCCGAAATCCCTCTTGGATCAACTTAAGACGATCGCGAACAAACGCGACGTCCCGTATCAGACACTGCTCAAGCTCTTCGTGCTCGAACGCGTCCAGGCCGAGTTGCATCACAAACCCGCCAAAGCTTCTTAGCGCGCTCCTGATCACGGCGATTGCTGGAAGCTGGTTTGAATGTGGCGGGCGGGGCAGCGCGCATGCTTCCTAGCACCGTGGCATGGTCCATCACGCGGGAGGTGAGTGAGCAGGGAGTATACCTGCCTCACGATTGGAAACTTAGAATGCCTCCTCTTTTGTACACCCACCGCCCCACACTATTGATACAGCAACGGTCCCGGCGTATGGTTCACAAGCCGAAGTGGCCTATTTAGGGGAAGAAAGTAGCCGATCTGGCTCTTATGCGGATCAGCCTATTAACCGGATTAAGCTTGCAGCGCTGGAAAGGTGTTTCGTGGACCGACAGGAGCACGCAAATATGGCAAAGAAGCTTGATATCGCACAATTGGTCAAAACCGCAACGCTTCCCGATCAATACCAGAAGCAACTTGACCGGATCAAGAAAGACGGCAACACCACTGATATGATCGACGAGGCTG harbors:
- a CDS encoding BrnT family toxin yields the protein MTRLPGVEGFNWDEANLAKNWEKHRVTQWECEQVFFNLPLVVADDLAHSMVEPRYYVLGQTDAGRRLFIVFTIRRRRIRIISARDMSLKERRTYRDQTQKKTDVQE
- a CDS encoding DUF1810 family protein produces the protein MSDPYNLHHFLDAQEVVYDTVLDELRAGRKSSHWIWFILRRSSVWPRFARPAGGLVMNRHEQCGLIKDFDGKPDQSTLHILAQQSL
- a CDS encoding BrnA antitoxin family protein, which produces MTKLKKRPTFKSEKQEAEFWASHDSTEYVDYSKSRRMVFPRLKPSTETISLRLPKSLLDQLKTIANKRDVPYQTLLKLFVLERVQAELHHKPAKAS